In the genome of Bacteroidota bacterium, one region contains:
- a CDS encoding ester cyclase, with translation MQFTTEQNKQIVTRFNKEFIEQGNIDVFKELIADDVINHSAPAGTSKGPDSMLYFLQHILKAGFPDIQVEILDQVAEGDKVTTRKVFHGTHTGEIMGIAPSNKKVTINVIDIIRLRDGKYIEHWGASNFSDIIKEISMP, from the coding sequence ATGCAATTCACCACAGAACAAAACAAACAAATCGTAACACGATTTAACAAAGAATTTATTGAACAAGGAAACATAGATGTGTTTAAAGAATTAATAGCTGACGATGTAATAAACCACAGCGCGCCCGCAGGTACTTCAAAAGGACCCGACAGCATGCTATATTTTTTACAACACATTTTAAAGGCGGGCTTCCCCGATATACAAGTGGAGATATTGGACCAGGTAGCCGAAGGCGATAAAGTAACCACACGCAAAGTATTTCATGGTACCCATACAGGCGAAATAATGGGCATAGCTCCTTCCAACAAAAAAGTAACTATTAACGTAATTGATATCATCAGGTTACGCGATGGAAAATATATAGAGCATTGGGGCGCCAGTAATTTTTCAGATATTATAAAAGAAATAAGCATGCCTTAA
- a CDS encoding TPM domain-containing protein — protein sequence MKNKLLLVFSCLLLTIQLFAKDIPPAPNPPRLVNDYAGALSGEEQAALETKLNSYFKQTSTQITVVIENTLDGDDAFSYSQKLAQAWGIGEKGKSNGILLYFAIADRKVWFQVGYGLEGAMTDAMSKRIINNNIKPNFKEQAYYQGINEATDNIIKVIAGEGFTNDRKAKRNIPWGLIGVVVVFIIISLLKGKGGRRGGGGGGGIAEAILWGTLASGGFSGRNNGGGGFGGGSSSGGFGGFGGGSFGGGGAGGDW from the coding sequence ATGAAAAATAAACTACTATTGGTTTTTAGCTGTTTGCTACTGACTATACAACTTTTTGCTAAAGACATTCCACCTGCACCCAATCCACCTAGATTGGTAAACGATTATGCAGGCGCTCTATCAGGCGAAGAACAGGCCGCACTGGAAACGAAGCTGAACAGTTATTTTAAACAAACATCTACCCAAATTACCGTTGTTATAGAAAACACACTAGATGGTGATGATGCTTTCAGTTATTCGCAAAAATTAGCACAAGCCTGGGGCATTGGCGAAAAAGGAAAAAGCAATGGCATATTACTTTACTTTGCTATTGCCGACAGGAAAGTATGGTTTCAGGTAGGTTATGGCTTGGAAGGAGCCATGACAGATGCCATGTCAAAGCGTATCATTAACAACAACATAAAACCCAACTTTAAAGAGCAAGCCTATTACCAAGGTATAAACGAAGCCACCGATAATATTATAAAGGTTATAGCTGGCGAAGGTTTTACCAACGACAGGAAAGCCAAGAGGAATATTCCCTGGGGGCTTATAGGCGTTGTGGTTGTATTCATTATTATATCCTTGCTTAAAGGTAAAGGCGGACGCAGAGGTGGCGGAGGCGGTGGTGGTATAGCCGAAGCAATACTTTGGGGTACATTAGCCAGTGGTGGTTTTTCAGGCCGCAACAATGGTGGCGGTGGATTTGGTGGTGGTAGCAGCAGCGGTGGATTTGGCGGATTTGGTGGCGGTAGCTTTGGTGGTGGTGGTGCCGGTGGCGACTGGTAA
- a CDS encoding CPBP family intramembrane glutamic endopeptidase, with amino-acid sequence MEKFKIALPIILVVVFTALILLVSQQLKTSKLFEVSQNEYINFQFNYQFLLLLITLLSLTVTYFLSKENLFNYFKFGDISKPANELKLFGIKANDSWLKTGISLTIFISLATATFMYFQLKHAQVNWTLLQSGIFWILLFSLTNSFGEEMIYRMGIVSPLKGLLQPMTVFIISAILFGIPHLAGMPNGLIGATMAGVLGLVLAKSLYETNGFFWAWTIHFIQDVIIIGTLFLMATTK; translated from the coding sequence ATGGAAAAGTTTAAAATAGCATTACCGATAATTCTTGTTGTAGTATTTACGGCATTGATTTTATTGGTTTCTCAACAACTGAAAACCTCAAAGTTGTTTGAAGTTTCTCAAAATGAATATATAAACTTTCAATTTAATTACCAGTTTTTGCTGTTGCTTATTACCTTACTTTCTTTGACTGTAACCTATTTTTTAAGCAAAGAAAATTTGTTTAACTATTTTAAATTTGGCGACATTTCAAAGCCTGCGAATGAATTGAAATTGTTTGGAATTAAAGCCAATGACAGTTGGCTGAAAACAGGAATTTCATTGACAATATTCATAAGTTTAGCAACAGCAACTTTTATGTATTTTCAACTGAAACATGCACAGGTTAATTGGACTTTATTACAAAGTGGCATTTTTTGGATTTTACTTTTTTCGTTAACTAATTCATTTGGAGAAGAAATGATATATAGAATGGGAATAGTATCACCGCTAAAAGGGCTTTTACAACCAATGACAGTTTTTATTATTTCGGCTATTTTATTTGGAATTCCACATTTAGCAGGTATGCCAAATGGATTAATAGGTGCAACTATGGCAGGAGTTTTAGGACTTGTTTTAGCCAAATCGCTTTACGAAACAAATGGCTTCTTTTGGGCTTGGACAATACATTTTATACAAGACGTAATAATAATTGGAACACTTTTTCTAATGGCGACAACGAAATAA
- a CDS encoding AraC family transcriptional regulator gives MPVVNLPHDIDPDKKPESIVFHNYLASFNSLKGKSILHTNAISLVMTGEKTMHFADKTVNIKDDEFHFLSSGNCLASVSISPLKKFRSILLFFDSKVLTDFYVKYHAKVSPIKASQKIKSEPYIAFKKDEFVLHFIQSLQILFASGNPISTAMKLLKFEELMLHLLENYPEKLLAFQNDKNHTLSDFEIRKAVETNIVNNMSIEELAFLCNTSLSTFKRRFTQIYGTSPKKWMLQKRMEMAKDLLHNEHIKPSDVFHQIGYENHSSFSESFKQNVGLTPKEFQEQLLNV, from the coding sequence ATGCCTGTTGTTAATTTACCGCACGATATTGACCCCGATAAAAAACCGGAAAGCATTGTTTTTCATAATTACCTTGCTTCGTTCAACTCGTTAAAGGGCAAAAGCATTTTACATACCAATGCCATCAGTCTGGTAATGACGGGTGAAAAAACCATGCACTTTGCCGATAAAACAGTCAACATCAAAGACGATGAATTTCACTTTCTTTCCTCGGGTAATTGTTTAGCCTCGGTAAGTATATCGCCACTTAAAAAATTCAGGAGCATACTCCTGTTTTTTGACAGCAAAGTGTTAACAGATTTTTATGTAAAGTACCATGCAAAAGTGTCACCAATAAAGGCTTCGCAAAAAATTAAGTCCGAACCTTATATAGCTTTTAAGAAAGATGAATTTGTATTACACTTTATACAATCATTACAAATACTTTTTGCATCCGGCAATCCTATTTCAACAGCCATGAAGCTGCTGAAATTTGAAGAGCTGATGCTACACCTGTTAGAAAATTATCCGGAAAAATTACTCGCTTTTCAAAACGATAAGAACCATACGTTAAGCGATTTTGAAATACGAAAAGCGGTTGAAACCAATATAGTAAACAATATGAGTATTGAAGAGCTTGCCTTTTTATGCAATACCAGCTTATCAACTTTTAAAAGGCGTTTTACCCAAATATATGGCACATCGCCAAAAAAATGGATGCTGCAAAAAAGAATGGAAATGGCCAAAGACCTTTTGCATAACGAACATATAAAACCAAGCGATGTATTCCACCAGATTGGTTACGAAAACCACTCTAGCTTTAGCGAATCGTTTAAACAAAATGTGGGATTAACTCCCAAAGAATTTCAGGAACAGCTATTGAACGTATAG
- a CDS encoding Crp/Fnr family transcriptional regulator, translating to MQNLADTFKQTFDLYFNAPIEIWETFAESGQVIETAKNEVLKKYSEREKYFYFILKGSGGIMLFQNNNYLCIDLCYEGDFFGDYFSFITNQSTELEVICFEPSTLFRIDKQNFELLSKTEYGQRICQIASESLYIHKQTQQLELLSKTAEQRYLEMFEKQPNIIQRTPNKYIASYLGITPESFSRIRKKMS from the coding sequence ATGCAGAATTTAGCAGACACTTTTAAGCAAACATTTGATCTTTACTTTAATGCACCGATAGAAATTTGGGAAACATTTGCTGAAAGTGGACAAGTAATTGAAACTGCTAAAAACGAAGTGCTAAAAAAGTATAGCGAGCGAGAAAAATACTTTTATTTTATTTTAAAAGGTTCAGGTGGAATTATGTTGTTTCAAAACAATAATTATCTGTGCATTGACTTGTGTTACGAAGGTGATTTTTTTGGCGATTATTTTTCATTTATCACCAATCAGTCGACAGAACTCGAAGTGATTTGTTTTGAACCTTCTACTCTTTTTAGGATAGACAAACAAAATTTTGAGCTATTGTCGAAAACTGAATATGGGCAACGAATTTGCCAAATTGCATCTGAAAGTTTGTACATACACAAACAAACGCAACAGTTAGAACTATTATCAAAAACTGCCGAACAACGCTATCTTGAAATGTTTGAAAAGCAACCAAACATTATACAGAGGACGCCAAACAAATACATTGCTTCATATTTGGGAATTACACCAGAAAGTTTTAGCCGAATAAGAAAAAAGATGTCTTGA
- a CDS encoding DNA alkylation repair protein, translating to MLNYAQSLSEIESVLGKLSINEQPSGINNLQNYIGTQYHFYALKNPTVQGVFKTGFSFSKEPIQAQMDLYTQLWNKSHCYEIMYLSLMYLTVYAKKNKGLEAHTKAKSFLPKIDNWAHSDFLSSIIGRNMLHDEAAIYTDLKSLNNSGNQWERRASLVPLIYNIKNKKSGLTPNHFFELINPRIADDAYFVQKAIGWLLREFGSVYPHELLAFLYKHAFEMSSTAFASASEKIDKTDKEQLKQIRSDYKKLKK from the coding sequence ATGCTCAACTACGCGCAATCACTCAGCGAAATAGAATCTGTTCTTGGTAAATTAAGCATAAACGAACAACCTTCGGGCATCAATAATTTACAAAACTATATTGGTACGCAATACCATTTTTATGCTTTAAAAAATCCTACGGTACAAGGTGTGTTTAAAACTGGCTTTTCCTTTAGCAAAGAACCCATACAAGCACAAATGGATTTGTATACGCAGCTTTGGAATAAAAGCCATTGCTATGAAATAATGTATTTAAGCCTGATGTACCTAACTGTTTATGCTAAGAAAAACAAAGGTTTAGAAGCACATACCAAAGCCAAAAGTTTCCTGCCTAAAATAGATAATTGGGCGCACAGCGATTTCCTGTCAAGCATCATAGGTCGCAATATGCTGCACGATGAAGCAGCTATTTACACCGATTTAAAATCATTGAACAATAGCGGAAACCAATGGGAAAGACGTGCTTCTTTGGTGCCTTTAATTTACAACATCAAAAACAAAAAATCAGGCCTTACACCCAATCACTTTTTCGAATTGATTAATCCGCGTATAGCAGACGATGCCTATTTTGTACAAAAAGCCATTGGCTGGTTGTTGCGCGAGTTTGGCTCTGTTTATCCGCATGAGTTGCTGGCCTTTTTATATAAGCATGCTTTTGAAATGAGCAGCACAGCCTTTGCATCGGCCAGCGAAAAAATAGATAAAACCGACAAGGAACAACTGAAACAAATACGCAGCGATTATAAGAAACTAAAAAAATAA
- a CDS encoding 3'-5' exonuclease, with the protein MLEQLDLTKVLILDIETIPQYASFDELPDRWKELWIKKAGTINKDATLDASSIYPRAGIYAEFGQIVCISVGFFNSSGRSYQFRIKSFYGHNEEELLIDFCKMVSRHFDSPDDLLCAHNGKEFDFPYIARRCVIHKIPLPDMLNIAGKKPWEIRHLDTMDLWKFGDYKSYTSLDLLAAAFNIPTPKDDIDGSQVWQVYWQEKNLERIKNYCQKDIVTVAQLLLSFRGENLLNEEDIIIV; encoded by the coding sequence ATGCTCGAACAGTTAGATTTAACCAAAGTATTAATTTTAGATATAGAAACCATTCCTCAATACGCAAGCTTTGATGAGTTGCCCGACAGGTGGAAAGAATTATGGATTAAAAAGGCAGGCACTATTAACAAGGATGCTACATTGGATGCTTCATCCATCTATCCGCGGGCAGGCATTTATGCCGAGTTTGGGCAAATAGTTTGCATATCGGTTGGTTTTTTTAACAGCTCGGGGCGCTCTTACCAGTTCCGTATAAAATCGTTTTACGGCCATAACGAAGAAGAGTTGCTTATTGATTTTTGCAAAATGGTATCACGCCATTTTGATAGCCCTGACGATTTATTATGTGCACACAATGGTAAAGAGTTTGATTTCCCTTACATAGCACGCAGGTGCGTTATTCATAAAATACCTTTGCCTGATATGTTAAACATAGCAGGGAAAAAGCCTTGGGAAATTCGCCATCTCGACACGATGGACCTATGGAAGTTTGGCGACTATAAAAGCTATACTTCGCTTGATTTACTGGCAGCTGCTTTTAATATACCTACCCCTAAAGATGATATAGACGGAAGCCAGGTTTGGCAAGTATACTGGCAGGAGAAAAACTTAGAGCGCATTAAAAATTACTGCCAAAAAGATATTGTAACTGTAGCGCAACTGCTGCTTAGTTTCCGGGGCGAAAACCTGCTGAATGAAGAAGACATCATCATTGTTTAA